The Trypanosoma brucei gambiense DAL972 chromosome 10, complete sequence genome has a segment encoding these proteins:
- a CDS encoding dipeptidyl-peptidase 8-like serine protease: protein MPTLPLSKYIDELKALEGLLAVDGKPRMLKFVGDQLYWLQGMDQELYSVNIADHNATPSRVIDRCRKGCTAAEGKEDSTVETKEEELLRERLRSRVTGISSYRVRCRDGAVFFTSGANIFLYRPASGKPPLKVLDYIGDEELKQRFSSEKKPFLCIEYFSHLANDAGACDSTKDRADVISFVYSNNLYIATVVEGSGEASHSREPPLRVNVECVTTFGDELHSCGDADYIIQEEFGRYTGHYATAEYVLFSYTDVSMLREVMLIDGSTDSGVEKMPYCRVGDPNARTVLVVYERRTKRYRVVPSSAIAAIAPWAEYMPRFGFKDEHTIYFSVLSRTQEKMSLLSCRINSLPVVDAEALASCFSEAARDTDVAAVAAGTTLATRAATVNLTTEWHQHIPWAWVDVQPGVALHLCGKYEVLVRHANESESAHSHVYARAQGGDEGSWRPLTCGAWNVRAGGLIVKDDRVFFLANARNRLESVLYSVVINLDAGPVSAEELTQLTPSGEHVYSFAVLNNTLCYVSSTATTPAELHISSINNPGSRWVVPTRHLWDDTSEKAVTPRTTLEGLTVPHIINIVNRRGVPLSGRLFVSPHAALGKLNPLAMYIYGGPHAQLVYDSDFDGACKPIFQMLASFGISVLVADGQMSNANGLRDHSICKHSMGSFETSDYVDWVRHMTNCKELPCGFCADPERVAIFGWSYGGYATLLAMSQAPDVFKIGFAGAPVGDWTLYDTGYTERYMGLLHTNADRTSGSKGDATAKCAISDAYTRSAIKAFASNFPEELNRVFIAHGLLDENVHFCHTSVVVNAMIDAGKPCCSVVYPGERHSLRKKKASRLHHDAMLAKTLMEVL, encoded by the coding sequence ATGCCGACCTTGCCTTTGTCGAAATATATTGATGAACTAAAAGCTCTTGAGGGGCTCCTCGCTGTAGATGGGAAGCCTCGTATGTTGAAGTTTGTTGGTGATCAGCTGTATTGGCTGCAGGGTATGGATCAGGAACTTTACAGTGTAAATATTGCAGATCACAACGCAACCCCGAGTCGCGTCATTGATCGCTGTCGGAAAGGTTGCACAGCTGCAGAAGGCAAGGAAGATTCCACTGTTGAgacaaaggaggaggagttgcTGCGGGAGCGGCTGCGATCTCGCGTGACGGGCATCAGCAGCTACCGTGTACGGTGCAGGGACGGTGCTGTTTTCTTCACAAGTGGAGCAAACATATTTCTATACCGCCCCGCAAGCGGCAAACCACCGCTGAAAGTACTTGACTATATCGGTGATGAGGAACTGAAGCAACGCTTCTCCTCAGAGAAGAAACCATTTCTCTGCATTGAATACTTTTCCCACTTGGCGAATGACGCGGGTGCATGTGATTCAACCAAGGACCGTGCCGACGTGATCTCTTTTGTGTACAGCAATAACTTGTATATTGCGACCGTTGTGGAAGGTAGTGGTGAGGCCAGCCACTCAAGGGAACCACCCTTGAGGGTGAATGTGGAATGCGTGACAACTTTCGGCGACGAGTTACACAGTTGTGGGGACGCCGACTACATTATCCAGGAGGAATTCGGTCGTTACACCGGGCACTACGCCACAGCTGAATATGTGCTGTTCAGCTATACAGACGTGTCCATGCTGCGCGAGGTGATGCTAATTGACGGTTCGACTGACTCTGGTGTGGAAAAGATGCCGTACTGCCGTGTTGGTGACCCGAATGCCCGCACTGTGCTCGTAGTGTACGAAAGGCGGACAAAGCGTTATCGTGTTGTCCCGAGCAGTGCTATTGCAGCCATTGCACCGTGGGCGGAGTACATGCCTCGGTTTGGGTTTAAGGACGAACACACCATTTACTTTTCTGTTCTCAGTCGCACGCAGGAGAAAATGTCTCTCCTTTCGTGCCGTATTAACTCTCTACCTGTTGTTGATGCGGAAGCACTTGCATCGTGCTTTTCCGAAGCAGCGCGTGACACTGATGTCGCAGCGGTGGCTGCAGGAACAACACTGGCTACCCGTGCAGCGACAGTCAATCTCACCACAGAGTGGCACCAGCATATACCGTGGGCATGGGTAGATGTCCAACCCGGTGTCGCACTTCACCTTTGCGGCAAGTATGAAGTGCTCGTTCGCCACGCCAATGAGAGTGAGAGTGCGCACAGTCATGTGTACGCCCGTGCTCAAGGGGGTGATGAGGGTTCGTGGCGACCACTTACCTGTGGCGCTTGGAACGTGAGAGCTGGAGGCCTTATAGTGAAGGACGACAgggttttcttccttgctaATGCAAGAAACAGGCTGGAGAGTGTGCTATACAGCGTTGTGATAAACCTGGATGCAGGTCCTGTTTCTGCCGAGGAACTGACACAGCTAACACCCTCCGGCGAGCACGTGTACTCTTTCGCAGTGTTGAACAATACACTTTGCTATGTGTCGAGCACTGCGACCACACCAGCAGAGCTTCACATCTCCTCAATAAACAACCCTGGAAGCCGCTGGGTCGTTCCGACGCGGCATCTGTGGGATGATACCAGCGAAAAGGCAGTCACCCCACGTACAACGCTCGAGGGACTCACCGTCCCGCACATTATCAACATCGTGAACCGCCGTGGTGTTCCACTCAGTGGCCGACTGTTTGTATCTCCTCACGCGGCACTAGGTAAGCTGAACCCTTTAGCAATGTATATCTATGGTGGTCCCCACGCACAACTCGTGTACGACAGTGACTTCGACGGTGCCTGCAAGCCAATTTTCCAGATGCTGGCGAGCTTTGGTATATCCGTACTTGTCGCTGACGGTCAAATGAGCAATGCGAATGGCCTACGGGACCATAGCATCTGCAAGCACAGCATGGGGAGCTTTGAGACCTCCGATTACGTGGATTGGGTGCGGCACATGACAAACTGCAAGGAACTACCGTGTGGGTTTTGTGCGGATCCTGAACGGGTTGCCATCTTCGGCTGGTCGTATGGAGGTTATGCAACACTGCTTGCAATGTCGCAGGCTCCAGATGTGTTTAAGATAGGGTTTGCAGGGGCACCTGTGGGGGATTGGACTCTCTATGACACTGGATACACAGAGCGCTATATGGGTCTGCTGCACACCAACGCTGATAGAACATCAGGCAGCAAGGGTGACGCTACTGCCAAATGCGCCATAAGTGATGCCTACACGAGGAGTGCCATTAAGGCTTTTGCCTCCAACTTTCCAGAGGAACTGAACCGCGTTTTCATAGCCCATGGGTTGCTTGACGAGAACGTTCACTTCTGTCACACGAGCGTTGTGGTTAATGCCATGATCGACGCGGGCAAGCCGTGCTGCAGCGTTGTTTACCCTGGTGAGCGCCACTCCCTTCGGAAGAAGAAGGCATCGCGACTACACCATGACGCGATGCTCGCAAAGACACTTATGGAGGTGCTTTAA